The Clostridiaceae bacterium HFYG-1003 genome includes a window with the following:
- a CDS encoding DUF4349 domain-containing protein: MKPKTTRAIAAVLLFFSLLTGCSAINDRLNVSSDTSGEGGVTAPTDQGLKPDFVPPDYNNNDKTVELGNEQKLVKTATIAMTAKNIQTAQTEIDLIAKRYSGYVYYMQQSQTSEKRYLTITIKVATANFDTAIEEIKKLGTTSNVTLDVADVTTQFIDTEARIKTLKIKEETLIGILAKATEIQDILAIESSLQQTRQEIESYEGQLNALKNSTQFSRITVQVSDETGLATTEEPESAWDRFRNNFSKGLRYWADTAVDVISGIIFLLPVLLPLAVILFIARKVVRRNPNHWSNRIGPDGTPLYHRTPNRTAEQSPPADPDQSPKSKS; this comes from the coding sequence ATGAAGCCAAAAACCACACGGGCCATTGCGGCCGTCCTCCTCTTTTTCAGCCTTTTGACCGGCTGCAGCGCCATCAATGACCGCCTGAACGTCTCCAGTGACACCAGCGGCGAAGGCGGTGTGACGGCACCGACCGATCAGGGCCTGAAACCGGATTTTGTTCCGCCAGACTACAATAATAACGACAAGACCGTCGAGCTGGGCAATGAACAGAAGCTCGTGAAAACAGCAACCATCGCCATGACCGCAAAGAACATCCAGACTGCCCAGACCGAGATCGACCTGATCGCCAAACGCTACAGCGGCTATGTCTACTACATGCAGCAGTCCCAGACCAGTGAAAAGCGTTACCTGACCATCACCATCAAAGTCGCCACCGCCAACTTTGACACCGCCATCGAAGAAATCAAGAAACTGGGAACCACCAGTAATGTAACCCTGGATGTGGCCGATGTTACCACTCAGTTTATCGATACGGAAGCCCGGATTAAAACACTGAAGATCAAGGAAGAAACCCTCATCGGGATTCTGGCCAAGGCTACCGAAATCCAGGATATCCTGGCCATTGAGAGTTCTCTGCAGCAGACTCGACAGGAAATTGAATCCTACGAAGGTCAGCTCAATGCTCTGAAAAACTCCACCCAGTTCTCCCGCATCACGGTCCAGGTCTCCGATGAAACCGGACTGGCCACCACCGAAGAGCCCGAGTCCGCCTGGGATCGATTCAGAAATAACTTCAGCAAGGGGCTGCGTTACTGGGCAGATACCGCCGTCGATGTTATCTCCGGCATCATCTTCCTTCTGCCGGTCCTGCTCCCTCTGGCCGTGATCCTCTTCATTGCCCGAAAAGTGGTTCGCCGCAATCCTAACCATTGGAGCAACCGCATCGGACCCGACGGAACCCCGCTCTATCACCGGACACCAAACCGGACAGCCGAACAATCCCCACCCGCCGACCCGGACCAGTCCCCGAAATCCAAATCCTGA
- a CDS encoding lipoate--protein ligase gives MKYIKTDYRIPAYNMAMEDLIMNYLPMDDYLTFYIHDPSIIIGQHQNTLEEINEEYVREKGIHVQRRLSGGGAVYHDHGNLNFSFIVRGSRENVNDFNVLTQPVIKTLAKLGIQAELSGRNDILIDGRKFSGNAQYFHNGKLLQHGTILFNSEMQELGKALKVKPLKIQSKGVKSVQSRVTNIIEYLEDKSLTIEQFQDLLLKTIGEIYPLEEYELTAEEKAIHERLVREKFLTWEWNYGKSPAFNVSKTEKFPFGIVDARIDVKDGVISNIKLYGDYFVREDIATLENHLKNVKYTKEDLLAALQIVNIQDYFNQMTPEEFSDFLTN, from the coding sequence ATGAAATACATCAAGACAGACTATCGGATACCGGCCTACAACATGGCCATGGAAGACCTGATCATGAACTATCTGCCCATGGACGATTATCTGACTTTCTATATCCACGATCCTTCCATCATCATCGGACAGCATCAGAATACACTGGAGGAGATCAATGAGGAGTATGTGCGGGAAAAAGGCATTCATGTCCAGCGCCGTCTGTCCGGCGGCGGAGCCGTTTACCATGACCACGGCAATCTGAACTTTTCCTTCATCGTCCGGGGATCCCGGGAGAATGTCAATGACTTCAACGTCCTGACCCAGCCGGTTATCAAGACCCTGGCCAAACTCGGCATTCAGGCAGAACTGTCCGGCCGCAATGACATCCTCATCGATGGCCGCAAGTTCTCCGGCAACGCGCAGTACTTCCACAACGGCAAGCTGCTCCAGCACGGAACGATCCTGTTCAACTCCGAAATGCAGGAACTGGGCAAAGCGCTGAAAGTCAAGCCTTTGAAAATTCAGAGCAAGGGCGTCAAGTCCGTCCAGTCCAGAGTCACGAACATCATCGAATATCTGGAAGATAAATCCCTGACCATCGAGCAGTTCCAGGATCTCCTGCTCAAAACCATCGGAGAGATCTATCCCTTGGAAGAATACGAACTGACCGCTGAAGAGAAAGCCATCCATGAGCGGCTGGTCCGGGAAAAGTTCCTGACCTGGGAATGGAACTACGGCAAATCCCCTGCCTTCAACGTTTCCAAAACTGAAAAATTCCCCTTCGGCATCGTGGATGCCAGAATTGACGTTAAGGACGGCGTGATCTCCAACATCAAGCTGTATGGGGATTACTTTGTCCGGGAAGATATCGCTACCCTGGAAAACCACCTCAAGAATGTCAAATATACCAAGGAAGATCTCCTGGCAGCCCTGCAGATCGTCAACATCCAGGACTATTTCAACCAGATGACTCCCGAGGAATTTTCGGATTTCCTGACAAACTAA